In Equus asinus isolate D_3611 breed Donkey chromosome 13, EquAss-T2T_v2, whole genome shotgun sequence, one DNA window encodes the following:
- the ZNF207 gene encoding BUB3-interacting and GLEBS motif-containing protein ZNF207 isoform X4, whose translation MGRKKKKQLKPWCWYCNRDFDDEKILIQHQKAKHFKCHICHKKLYTGPGLAIHCMQVHKETIDAVPNAIPGRTDIELEIYGMEGIPEKDMDERRRLLEQKTQESQKKKQQDDSDEYDDDDSAASTSFQPQPVQPQQGYIPPMAQPGLPPVPGAPGMPPGIPPLMPGVPPLMPGMPPVMPGMPPGMMPMGGMMPPGPGIPPLMPGMPPGMPPPVPRPGIPPMTQAQAVSAPGILNRPPAPTATVPAPQPPVTKPLFPSAGQMGTPVTSSSTASSNSESLSASSKALFPSTAQAQAAVQGPVGTDFKPLNSTPATTTEPPKPTFPAYTQSTASTTSTTNSTAAKPAASITSKPATLTTTSATSKLIHPDEDISLEERRAQLPKYQRNLPRPGQAPIGNPPVGPIGGMMPPQPGIPQQQGMRPPMPPHGQYGGHHQGMPGYLPGAMPPYGQGPPMVPPYQGGPPRPPMGMRPPVMSQGGRY comes from the exons ATGGGTCGCAAGAAGAAGAAGCAGCTGAAGCCGTGGTGCTG GTATTGTAATAGAGATTTTGATGATGAGAAGATCCTTATACAGCACCAAAAAGCAAAGCATTTTAAATGCCATATATGTCATAAGAAATTGTACACGGGACCTGGTTTAGCTATTCATTGCATGCAG GTGCATAAAGAGACAATAGATGCTGTACCAAATGCAATACCTGGGAGAACAGACATAGAATTGGAAATATATGGTATGGAAGGTATTCCAGAAAAAGACATGGATGAAAGAAGACGACTTCTTGAACAGAAAACACAAG AgagtcaaaaaaagaaacaacaagatGATTCTGATgaatatgatgatgatgactcTGCAGCTTCAACTTCATTTCAGCCGCAGCCTGTTCAACCTCAACAGGGTTATATCCCCCCAATGGCACAGCCAGGACTACCACCAGTTCCGGGAGCGCCGGGAATGCCTCCAG GCATACCTCCATTAATGCCAGGTGTTCCTCCTCTGATGCCAGGAATGCCACCAGTTATGCCAGGCATGCCACCTGG AATGATGCCAATGGGTGGAATGATGCCACCTGGACCAGGAATACCACCTCTGATGCCTGGTATGCCACCAG GTATGCCCCCTCCTGTTCCACGTCCTGGAATTCCTCCAATGACTCAAGCACAGGCTGTTTCAGCACCAGGTATTCTTAATAGACCACCTGCACCAACAGCAACAGTTCCTGCTCCGCAGCCTCCAGTTACTAAGCCTCTTTTCCCCAGTGCTGGACAG ATGGGGACACCTGTAACAAGCTCAAGTACAGCTTCATCCAATTCAGAAAGTCTGTCTGCATCTTCTAAAGCTCTGTTTCCTAGCACAGCACAA GCTCAGGCAGCTGTGCAAGGACCTGTTGGTACAGATTTCAAGCCCTTAAATAGTACCCCTGCGACAACTACAGAACCCCCAAAGCCTACATTCCCTGCTTATACACAGTCTACCGCTTCAACCACTAGTACAACAAATAGCACTGCAGCTAAGCCAGCGGCTTCAATAACAAGTAAGCCTGCTACACTTACAACAACCAGTGCAACCAGTAAGTTGATCCATCCAGATGAGGATATATCACTG gaagAGAGAAGGGCACAGTTACCTAAATATCAACGTAATCTTCCTCGACCAGGACAGGCTCCCATTGGTAATCCACCGGTTGGACCAATTGGAGGTATGATGCCACCACAGCCAGGCATCCCACAGCAGCAAGGAATGAGACCCCCAATGCCGCCTCATG GTCAGTATGGTGGTCATCATCAAGGCATGCCAGGTTACCTTCCTGGTGCTATGCCGCCATATGGGCAGGGACCGCCAATGGTGCCCCCTTACCAAGGTGGGCCTCCTCGACCTCCGATGGGAATGAGACCTCCTGTAATGTCGCAAGGTGGCCGTTACTGA
- the ZNF207 gene encoding BUB3-interacting and GLEBS motif-containing protein ZNF207 isoform X3 codes for MGRKKKKQLKPWCWYCNRDFDDEKILIQHQKAKHFKCHICHKKLYTGPGLAIHCMQVHKETIDAVPNAIPGRTDIELEIYGMEGIPEKDMDERRRLLEQKTQAESQKKKQQDDSDEYDDDDSAASTSFQPQPVQPQQGYIPPMAQPGLPPVPGAPGMPPGIPPLMPGVPPLMPGMPPVMPGMPPGMMPMGGMMPPGPGIPPLMPGMPPGMPPPVPRPGIPPMTQAQAVSAPGILNRPPAPTATVPAPQPPVTKPLFPSAGQMGTPVTSSSTASSNSESLSASSKALFPSTAQAQAAVQGPVGTDFKPLNSTPATTTEPPKPTFPAYTQSTASTTSTTNSTAAKPAASITSKPATLTTTSATSKLIHPDEDISLEERRAQLPKYQRNLPRPGQAPIGNPPVGPIGGMMPPQPGIPQQQGMRPPMPPHGQYGGHHQGMPGYLPGAMPPYGQGPPMVPPYQGGPPRPPMGMRPPVMSQGGRY; via the exons ATGGGTCGCAAGAAGAAGAAGCAGCTGAAGCCGTGGTGCTG GTATTGTAATAGAGATTTTGATGATGAGAAGATCCTTATACAGCACCAAAAAGCAAAGCATTTTAAATGCCATATATGTCATAAGAAATTGTACACGGGACCTGGTTTAGCTATTCATTGCATGCAG GTGCATAAAGAGACAATAGATGCTGTACCAAATGCAATACCTGGGAGAACAGACATAGAATTGGAAATATATGGTATGGAAGGTATTCCAGAAAAAGACATGGATGAAAGAAGACGACTTCTTGAACAGAAAACACAAG CAGAgagtcaaaaaaagaaacaacaagatGATTCTGATgaatatgatgatgatgactcTGCAGCTTCAACTTCATTTCAGCCGCAGCCTGTTCAACCTCAACAGGGTTATATCCCCCCAATGGCACAGCCAGGACTACCACCAGTTCCGGGAGCGCCGGGAATGCCTCCAG GCATACCTCCATTAATGCCAGGTGTTCCTCCTCTGATGCCAGGAATGCCACCAGTTATGCCAGGCATGCCACCTGG AATGATGCCAATGGGTGGAATGATGCCACCTGGACCAGGAATACCACCTCTGATGCCTGGTATGCCACCAG GTATGCCCCCTCCTGTTCCACGTCCTGGAATTCCTCCAATGACTCAAGCACAGGCTGTTTCAGCACCAGGTATTCTTAATAGACCACCTGCACCAACAGCAACAGTTCCTGCTCCGCAGCCTCCAGTTACTAAGCCTCTTTTCCCCAGTGCTGGACAG ATGGGGACACCTGTAACAAGCTCAAGTACAGCTTCATCCAATTCAGAAAGTCTGTCTGCATCTTCTAAAGCTCTGTTTCCTAGCACAGCACAA GCTCAGGCAGCTGTGCAAGGACCTGTTGGTACAGATTTCAAGCCCTTAAATAGTACCCCTGCGACAACTACAGAACCCCCAAAGCCTACATTCCCTGCTTATACACAGTCTACCGCTTCAACCACTAGTACAACAAATAGCACTGCAGCTAAGCCAGCGGCTTCAATAACAAGTAAGCCTGCTACACTTACAACAACCAGTGCAACCAGTAAGTTGATCCATCCAGATGAGGATATATCACTG gaagAGAGAAGGGCACAGTTACCTAAATATCAACGTAATCTTCCTCGACCAGGACAGGCTCCCATTGGTAATCCACCGGTTGGACCAATTGGAGGTATGATGCCACCACAGCCAGGCATCCCACAGCAGCAAGGAATGAGACCCCCAATGCCGCCTCATG GTCAGTATGGTGGTCATCATCAAGGCATGCCAGGTTACCTTCCTGGTGCTATGCCGCCATATGGGCAGGGACCGCCAATGGTGCCCCCTTACCAAGGTGGGCCTCCTCGACCTCCGATGGGAATGAGACCTCCTGTAATGTCGCAAGGTGGCCGTTACTGA
- the ZNF207 gene encoding BUB3-interacting and GLEBS motif-containing protein ZNF207 isoform X7, producing the protein MGRKKKKQLKPWCWYCNRDFDDEKILIQHQKAKHFKCHICHKKLYTGPGLAIHCMQVHKETIDAVPNAIPGRTDIELEIYGMEGIPEKDMDERRRLLEQKTQAESQKKKQQDDSDEYDDDDSAASTSFQPQPVQPQQGYIPPMAQPGLPPVPGAPGMPPGIPPLMPGVPPLMPGMPPVMPGMPPGMMPMGGMMPPGPGIPPLMPGMPPGMPPPVPRPGIPPMTQAQAVSAPGILNRPPAPTATVPAPQPPVTKPLFPSAGQAQAAVQGPVGTDFKPLNSTPATTTEPPKPTFPAYTQSTASTTSTTNSTAAKPAASITSKPATLTTTSATSKLIHPDEDISLEERRAQLPKYQRNLPRPGQAPIGNPPVGPIGGMMPPQPGIPQQQGMRPPMPPHGQYGGHHQGMPGYLPGAMPPYGQGPPMVPPYQGGPPRPPMGMRPPVMSQGGRY; encoded by the exons ATGGGTCGCAAGAAGAAGAAGCAGCTGAAGCCGTGGTGCTG GTATTGTAATAGAGATTTTGATGATGAGAAGATCCTTATACAGCACCAAAAAGCAAAGCATTTTAAATGCCATATATGTCATAAGAAATTGTACACGGGACCTGGTTTAGCTATTCATTGCATGCAG GTGCATAAAGAGACAATAGATGCTGTACCAAATGCAATACCTGGGAGAACAGACATAGAATTGGAAATATATGGTATGGAAGGTATTCCAGAAAAAGACATGGATGAAAGAAGACGACTTCTTGAACAGAAAACACAAG CAGAgagtcaaaaaaagaaacaacaagatGATTCTGATgaatatgatgatgatgactcTGCAGCTTCAACTTCATTTCAGCCGCAGCCTGTTCAACCTCAACAGGGTTATATCCCCCCAATGGCACAGCCAGGACTACCACCAGTTCCGGGAGCGCCGGGAATGCCTCCAG GCATACCTCCATTAATGCCAGGTGTTCCTCCTCTGATGCCAGGAATGCCACCAGTTATGCCAGGCATGCCACCTGG AATGATGCCAATGGGTGGAATGATGCCACCTGGACCAGGAATACCACCTCTGATGCCTGGTATGCCACCAG GTATGCCCCCTCCTGTTCCACGTCCTGGAATTCCTCCAATGACTCAAGCACAGGCTGTTTCAGCACCAGGTATTCTTAATAGACCACCTGCACCAACAGCAACAGTTCCTGCTCCGCAGCCTCCAGTTACTAAGCCTCTTTTCCCCAGTGCTGGACAG GCTCAGGCAGCTGTGCAAGGACCTGTTGGTACAGATTTCAAGCCCTTAAATAGTACCCCTGCGACAACTACAGAACCCCCAAAGCCTACATTCCCTGCTTATACACAGTCTACCGCTTCAACCACTAGTACAACAAATAGCACTGCAGCTAAGCCAGCGGCTTCAATAACAAGTAAGCCTGCTACACTTACAACAACCAGTGCAACCAGTAAGTTGATCCATCCAGATGAGGATATATCACTG gaagAGAGAAGGGCACAGTTACCTAAATATCAACGTAATCTTCCTCGACCAGGACAGGCTCCCATTGGTAATCCACCGGTTGGACCAATTGGAGGTATGATGCCACCACAGCCAGGCATCCCACAGCAGCAAGGAATGAGACCCCCAATGCCGCCTCATG GTCAGTATGGTGGTCATCATCAAGGCATGCCAGGTTACCTTCCTGGTGCTATGCCGCCATATGGGCAGGGACCGCCAATGGTGCCCCCTTACCAAGGTGGGCCTCCTCGACCTCCGATGGGAATGAGACCTCCTGTAATGTCGCAAGGTGGCCGTTACTGA
- the ZNF207 gene encoding BUB3-interacting and GLEBS motif-containing protein ZNF207 isoform X5, whose amino-acid sequence MGRKKKKQLKPWCWYCNRDFDDEKILIQHQKAKHFKCHICHKKLYTGPGLAIHCMQVHKETIDAVPNAIPGRTDIELEIYGMEGIPEKDMDERRRLLEQKTQAESQKKKQQDDSDEYDDDDSAASTSFQPQPVQPQQGYIPPMAQPGLPPVPGAPGMPPGIPPLMPGVPPLMPGMPPVMPGMPPGLHHQRKYTQSFCGENIMMPMGGMMPPGPGIPPLMPGMPPGMPPPVPRPGIPPMTQAQAVSAPGILNRPPAPTATVPAPQPPVTKPLFPSAGQAQAAVQGPVGTDFKPLNSTPATTTEPPKPTFPAYTQSTASTTSTTNSTAAKPAASITSKPATLTTTSATSKLIHPDEDISLEERRAQLPKYQRNLPRPGQAPIGNPPVGPIGGMMPPQPGIPQQQGMRPPMPPHGQYGGHHQGMPGYLPGAMPPYGQGPPMVPPYQGGPPRPPMGMRPPVMSQGGRY is encoded by the exons ATGGGTCGCAAGAAGAAGAAGCAGCTGAAGCCGTGGTGCTG GTATTGTAATAGAGATTTTGATGATGAGAAGATCCTTATACAGCACCAAAAAGCAAAGCATTTTAAATGCCATATATGTCATAAGAAATTGTACACGGGACCTGGTTTAGCTATTCATTGCATGCAG GTGCATAAAGAGACAATAGATGCTGTACCAAATGCAATACCTGGGAGAACAGACATAGAATTGGAAATATATGGTATGGAAGGTATTCCAGAAAAAGACATGGATGAAAGAAGACGACTTCTTGAACAGAAAACACAAG CAGAgagtcaaaaaaagaaacaacaagatGATTCTGATgaatatgatgatgatgactcTGCAGCTTCAACTTCATTTCAGCCGCAGCCTGTTCAACCTCAACAGGGTTATATCCCCCCAATGGCACAGCCAGGACTACCACCAGTTCCGGGAGCGCCGGGAATGCCTCCAG GCATACCTCCATTAATGCCAGGTGTTCCTCCTCTGATGCCAGGAATGCCACCAGTTATGCCAGGCATGCCACCTGG ATTGCATCATCAGAGAAAATACACCCAGTCATTTTGCGGTGAAAACAT AATGATGCCAATGGGTGGAATGATGCCACCTGGACCAGGAATACCACCTCTGATGCCTGGTATGCCACCAG GTATGCCCCCTCCTGTTCCACGTCCTGGAATTCCTCCAATGACTCAAGCACAGGCTGTTTCAGCACCAGGTATTCTTAATAGACCACCTGCACCAACAGCAACAGTTCCTGCTCCGCAGCCTCCAGTTACTAAGCCTCTTTTCCCCAGTGCTGGACAG GCTCAGGCAGCTGTGCAAGGACCTGTTGGTACAGATTTCAAGCCCTTAAATAGTACCCCTGCGACAACTACAGAACCCCCAAAGCCTACATTCCCTGCTTATACACAGTCTACCGCTTCAACCACTAGTACAACAAATAGCACTGCAGCTAAGCCAGCGGCTTCAATAACAAGTAAGCCTGCTACACTTACAACAACCAGTGCAACCAGTAAGTTGATCCATCCAGATGAGGATATATCACTG gaagAGAGAAGGGCACAGTTACCTAAATATCAACGTAATCTTCCTCGACCAGGACAGGCTCCCATTGGTAATCCACCGGTTGGACCAATTGGAGGTATGATGCCACCACAGCCAGGCATCCCACAGCAGCAAGGAATGAGACCCCCAATGCCGCCTCATG GTCAGTATGGTGGTCATCATCAAGGCATGCCAGGTTACCTTCCTGGTGCTATGCCGCCATATGGGCAGGGACCGCCAATGGTGCCCCCTTACCAAGGTGGGCCTCCTCGACCTCCGATGGGAATGAGACCTCCTGTAATGTCGCAAGGTGGCCGTTACTGA
- the ZNF207 gene encoding BUB3-interacting and GLEBS motif-containing protein ZNF207 isoform X8, with protein MGRKKKKQLKPWCWYCNRDFDDEKILIQHQKAKHFKCHICHKKLYTGPGLAIHCMQVHKETIDAVPNAIPGRTDIELEIYGMEGIPEKDMDERRRLLEQKTQESQKKKQQDDSDEYDDDDSAASTSFQPQPVQPQQGYIPPMAQPGLPPVPGAPGMPPGIPPLMPGVPPLMPGMPPVMPGMPPGMMPMGGMMPPGPGIPPLMPGMPPGMPPPVPRPGIPPMTQAQAVSAPGILNRPPAPTATVPAPQPPVTKPLFPSAGQAQAAVQGPVGTDFKPLNSTPATTTEPPKPTFPAYTQSTASTTSTTNSTAAKPAASITSKPATLTTTSATSKLIHPDEDISLEERRAQLPKYQRNLPRPGQAPIGNPPVGPIGGMMPPQPGIPQQQGMRPPMPPHGQYGGHHQGMPGYLPGAMPPYGQGPPMVPPYQGGPPRPPMGMRPPVMSQGGRY; from the exons ATGGGTCGCAAGAAGAAGAAGCAGCTGAAGCCGTGGTGCTG GTATTGTAATAGAGATTTTGATGATGAGAAGATCCTTATACAGCACCAAAAAGCAAAGCATTTTAAATGCCATATATGTCATAAGAAATTGTACACGGGACCTGGTTTAGCTATTCATTGCATGCAG GTGCATAAAGAGACAATAGATGCTGTACCAAATGCAATACCTGGGAGAACAGACATAGAATTGGAAATATATGGTATGGAAGGTATTCCAGAAAAAGACATGGATGAAAGAAGACGACTTCTTGAACAGAAAACACAAG AgagtcaaaaaaagaaacaacaagatGATTCTGATgaatatgatgatgatgactcTGCAGCTTCAACTTCATTTCAGCCGCAGCCTGTTCAACCTCAACAGGGTTATATCCCCCCAATGGCACAGCCAGGACTACCACCAGTTCCGGGAGCGCCGGGAATGCCTCCAG GCATACCTCCATTAATGCCAGGTGTTCCTCCTCTGATGCCAGGAATGCCACCAGTTATGCCAGGCATGCCACCTGG AATGATGCCAATGGGTGGAATGATGCCACCTGGACCAGGAATACCACCTCTGATGCCTGGTATGCCACCAG GTATGCCCCCTCCTGTTCCACGTCCTGGAATTCCTCCAATGACTCAAGCACAGGCTGTTTCAGCACCAGGTATTCTTAATAGACCACCTGCACCAACAGCAACAGTTCCTGCTCCGCAGCCTCCAGTTACTAAGCCTCTTTTCCCCAGTGCTGGACAG GCTCAGGCAGCTGTGCAAGGACCTGTTGGTACAGATTTCAAGCCCTTAAATAGTACCCCTGCGACAACTACAGAACCCCCAAAGCCTACATTCCCTGCTTATACACAGTCTACCGCTTCAACCACTAGTACAACAAATAGCACTGCAGCTAAGCCAGCGGCTTCAATAACAAGTAAGCCTGCTACACTTACAACAACCAGTGCAACCAGTAAGTTGATCCATCCAGATGAGGATATATCACTG gaagAGAGAAGGGCACAGTTACCTAAATATCAACGTAATCTTCCTCGACCAGGACAGGCTCCCATTGGTAATCCACCGGTTGGACCAATTGGAGGTATGATGCCACCACAGCCAGGCATCCCACAGCAGCAAGGAATGAGACCCCCAATGCCGCCTCATG GTCAGTATGGTGGTCATCATCAAGGCATGCCAGGTTACCTTCCTGGTGCTATGCCGCCATATGGGCAGGGACCGCCAATGGTGCCCCCTTACCAAGGTGGGCCTCCTCGACCTCCGATGGGAATGAGACCTCCTGTAATGTCGCAAGGTGGCCGTTACTGA
- the ZNF207 gene encoding BUB3-interacting and GLEBS motif-containing protein ZNF207 isoform X1, with protein sequence MGRKKKKQLKPWCWYCNRDFDDEKILIQHQKAKHFKCHICHKKLYTGPGLAIHCMQVHKETIDAVPNAIPGRTDIELEIYGMEGIPEKDMDERRRLLEQKTQAESQKKKQQDDSDEYDDDDSAASTSFQPQPVQPQQGYIPPMAQPGLPPVPGAPGMPPGIPPLMPGVPPLMPGMPPVMPGMPPGLHHQRKYTQSFCGENIMMPMGGMMPPGPGIPPLMPGMPPGMPPPVPRPGIPPMTQAQAVSAPGILNRPPAPTATVPAPQPPVTKPLFPSAGQMGTPVTSSSTASSNSESLSASSKALFPSTAQAQAAVQGPVGTDFKPLNSTPATTTEPPKPTFPAYTQSTASTTSTTNSTAAKPAASITSKPATLTTTSATSKLIHPDEDISLEERRAQLPKYQRNLPRPGQAPIGNPPVGPIGGMMPPQPGIPQQQGMRPPMPPHGQYGGHHQGMPGYLPGAMPPYGQGPPMVPPYQGGPPRPPMGMRPPVMSQGGRY encoded by the exons ATGGGTCGCAAGAAGAAGAAGCAGCTGAAGCCGTGGTGCTG GTATTGTAATAGAGATTTTGATGATGAGAAGATCCTTATACAGCACCAAAAAGCAAAGCATTTTAAATGCCATATATGTCATAAGAAATTGTACACGGGACCTGGTTTAGCTATTCATTGCATGCAG GTGCATAAAGAGACAATAGATGCTGTACCAAATGCAATACCTGGGAGAACAGACATAGAATTGGAAATATATGGTATGGAAGGTATTCCAGAAAAAGACATGGATGAAAGAAGACGACTTCTTGAACAGAAAACACAAG CAGAgagtcaaaaaaagaaacaacaagatGATTCTGATgaatatgatgatgatgactcTGCAGCTTCAACTTCATTTCAGCCGCAGCCTGTTCAACCTCAACAGGGTTATATCCCCCCAATGGCACAGCCAGGACTACCACCAGTTCCGGGAGCGCCGGGAATGCCTCCAG GCATACCTCCATTAATGCCAGGTGTTCCTCCTCTGATGCCAGGAATGCCACCAGTTATGCCAGGCATGCCACCTGG ATTGCATCATCAGAGAAAATACACCCAGTCATTTTGCGGTGAAAACAT AATGATGCCAATGGGTGGAATGATGCCACCTGGACCAGGAATACCACCTCTGATGCCTGGTATGCCACCAG GTATGCCCCCTCCTGTTCCACGTCCTGGAATTCCTCCAATGACTCAAGCACAGGCTGTTTCAGCACCAGGTATTCTTAATAGACCACCTGCACCAACAGCAACAGTTCCTGCTCCGCAGCCTCCAGTTACTAAGCCTCTTTTCCCCAGTGCTGGACAG ATGGGGACACCTGTAACAAGCTCAAGTACAGCTTCATCCAATTCAGAAAGTCTGTCTGCATCTTCTAAAGCTCTGTTTCCTAGCACAGCACAA GCTCAGGCAGCTGTGCAAGGACCTGTTGGTACAGATTTCAAGCCCTTAAATAGTACCCCTGCGACAACTACAGAACCCCCAAAGCCTACATTCCCTGCTTATACACAGTCTACCGCTTCAACCACTAGTACAACAAATAGCACTGCAGCTAAGCCAGCGGCTTCAATAACAAGTAAGCCTGCTACACTTACAACAACCAGTGCAACCAGTAAGTTGATCCATCCAGATGAGGATATATCACTG gaagAGAGAAGGGCACAGTTACCTAAATATCAACGTAATCTTCCTCGACCAGGACAGGCTCCCATTGGTAATCCACCGGTTGGACCAATTGGAGGTATGATGCCACCACAGCCAGGCATCCCACAGCAGCAAGGAATGAGACCCCCAATGCCGCCTCATG GTCAGTATGGTGGTCATCATCAAGGCATGCCAGGTTACCTTCCTGGTGCTATGCCGCCATATGGGCAGGGACCGCCAATGGTGCCCCCTTACCAAGGTGGGCCTCCTCGACCTCCGATGGGAATGAGACCTCCTGTAATGTCGCAAGGTGGCCGTTACTGA
- the ZNF207 gene encoding BUB3-interacting and GLEBS motif-containing protein ZNF207 isoform X2 — MGRKKKKQLKPWCWYCNRDFDDEKILIQHQKAKHFKCHICHKKLYTGPGLAIHCMQVHKETIDAVPNAIPGRTDIELEIYGMEGIPEKDMDERRRLLEQKTQESQKKKQQDDSDEYDDDDSAASTSFQPQPVQPQQGYIPPMAQPGLPPVPGAPGMPPGIPPLMPGVPPLMPGMPPVMPGMPPGLHHQRKYTQSFCGENIMMPMGGMMPPGPGIPPLMPGMPPGMPPPVPRPGIPPMTQAQAVSAPGILNRPPAPTATVPAPQPPVTKPLFPSAGQMGTPVTSSSTASSNSESLSASSKALFPSTAQAQAAVQGPVGTDFKPLNSTPATTTEPPKPTFPAYTQSTASTTSTTNSTAAKPAASITSKPATLTTTSATSKLIHPDEDISLEERRAQLPKYQRNLPRPGQAPIGNPPVGPIGGMMPPQPGIPQQQGMRPPMPPHGQYGGHHQGMPGYLPGAMPPYGQGPPMVPPYQGGPPRPPMGMRPPVMSQGGRY, encoded by the exons ATGGGTCGCAAGAAGAAGAAGCAGCTGAAGCCGTGGTGCTG GTATTGTAATAGAGATTTTGATGATGAGAAGATCCTTATACAGCACCAAAAAGCAAAGCATTTTAAATGCCATATATGTCATAAGAAATTGTACACGGGACCTGGTTTAGCTATTCATTGCATGCAG GTGCATAAAGAGACAATAGATGCTGTACCAAATGCAATACCTGGGAGAACAGACATAGAATTGGAAATATATGGTATGGAAGGTATTCCAGAAAAAGACATGGATGAAAGAAGACGACTTCTTGAACAGAAAACACAAG AgagtcaaaaaaagaaacaacaagatGATTCTGATgaatatgatgatgatgactcTGCAGCTTCAACTTCATTTCAGCCGCAGCCTGTTCAACCTCAACAGGGTTATATCCCCCCAATGGCACAGCCAGGACTACCACCAGTTCCGGGAGCGCCGGGAATGCCTCCAG GCATACCTCCATTAATGCCAGGTGTTCCTCCTCTGATGCCAGGAATGCCACCAGTTATGCCAGGCATGCCACCTGG ATTGCATCATCAGAGAAAATACACCCAGTCATTTTGCGGTGAAAACAT AATGATGCCAATGGGTGGAATGATGCCACCTGGACCAGGAATACCACCTCTGATGCCTGGTATGCCACCAG GTATGCCCCCTCCTGTTCCACGTCCTGGAATTCCTCCAATGACTCAAGCACAGGCTGTTTCAGCACCAGGTATTCTTAATAGACCACCTGCACCAACAGCAACAGTTCCTGCTCCGCAGCCTCCAGTTACTAAGCCTCTTTTCCCCAGTGCTGGACAG ATGGGGACACCTGTAACAAGCTCAAGTACAGCTTCATCCAATTCAGAAAGTCTGTCTGCATCTTCTAAAGCTCTGTTTCCTAGCACAGCACAA GCTCAGGCAGCTGTGCAAGGACCTGTTGGTACAGATTTCAAGCCCTTAAATAGTACCCCTGCGACAACTACAGAACCCCCAAAGCCTACATTCCCTGCTTATACACAGTCTACCGCTTCAACCACTAGTACAACAAATAGCACTGCAGCTAAGCCAGCGGCTTCAATAACAAGTAAGCCTGCTACACTTACAACAACCAGTGCAACCAGTAAGTTGATCCATCCAGATGAGGATATATCACTG gaagAGAGAAGGGCACAGTTACCTAAATATCAACGTAATCTTCCTCGACCAGGACAGGCTCCCATTGGTAATCCACCGGTTGGACCAATTGGAGGTATGATGCCACCACAGCCAGGCATCCCACAGCAGCAAGGAATGAGACCCCCAATGCCGCCTCATG GTCAGTATGGTGGTCATCATCAAGGCATGCCAGGTTACCTTCCTGGTGCTATGCCGCCATATGGGCAGGGACCGCCAATGGTGCCCCCTTACCAAGGTGGGCCTCCTCGACCTCCGATGGGAATGAGACCTCCTGTAATGTCGCAAGGTGGCCGTTACTGA